One Benincasa hispida cultivar B227 chromosome 5, ASM972705v1, whole genome shotgun sequence genomic window carries:
- the LOC120078002 gene encoding uncharacterized protein LOC120078002 — translation MENKQADVLANLAVALMVLDDVSLSISLCRRWAEAIDLGEAKKESVVDFIRTHIIYRYDIPYQTVTDNGRQFSNSLMDRLCEKFKFKQYKSSIDWQEKIGEALWAYRTTHHTPIGVTSYSLVYGVEDVLSLEREIPPPRMTIQEELTIEDNAKLRLQELEALDEK, via the exons ATGGAAAATAAGCAGGCGGACGTTTTGGCAAACTTGGCTGTGGCCTTGATGGTTCTGGATGATGTATCTCTTAGTATATCACTTTGTCGAAG ATGGGCCGAGGCTATCGATTTAGGGGAGGCTAAGAAAGAGAGTGTGGTGGACTTCATCCGCACTCATATCATCTATCGGTACGATATCCCCTACCAAACCGTGACAGATAATGGGAGACAGTTCTCCAATAGCTTGATGGACAGATTATGTgagaaattcaaattcaagcaATACAAGTCGTCCAT AGATTGGCAAGAAAAGATTGGTGAAGCGTTGTGGGCTTATCGCACCACTCATCATACCCCTATAGGAGTCACTTCATACTCTCTCGTTTATGGGGTAGAGGATGTCCTTTCCTTGGAAAGAGAAATTCCACCGCCAAGAATGACGATACAAGAAGAGTTGACTATAGAAGACAATGCTAAGTTGCGTCTCCAAGAATTGGAAGCACTAGATGAGAAATGA